One region of Stigmatella erecta genomic DNA includes:
- a CDS encoding oligosaccharide flippase family protein, with protein MNATATPEVSSTEVKARAQKGIAVLLARTVASQGLRVVSALCLSRLLFPSDYGLFGIVAYATSLGVFLGDLGLSAALVRQPHEPTGDETSTIFWCHQALTAAIVATVIALAPMLVEGYALGAQALPMVYAMTLGLFFSSLRVIPLMMLERQLAFPVIARAELIENVAQVATTIGLAALGVGAWSLVGGGLVRGVVGLGCIWWASPWKPRGTFRLEVVRRLLGYGLGFQLPPLVGAVAAGFIPLVVGHFLGKEAVGLVNWAWALASTPMMLSIILNRVAFPAYCRLQDDPAGFAEYLRTSLRRLSAVLCLFIPLAVLAVPVAVPLFFGERWVPAVPLVQWFSLECVLTTLTGLLATAQNAGGRPWERLAVTVGVGLARWSLGAYLVYRFGLAGIGPLGLIVGLGELWVTAWRVTHLNTALRGLVAEVVEPVVTVSLLLLGAVVAAPYLVHEGLWAQALVGAAVFAGLVLVREQLPGPLPLVAELRAILALVSARRARVAPQEPSP; from the coding sequence ATGAACGCGACCGCAACCCCCGAAGTGTCCTCCACCGAGGTGAAGGCCCGTGCGCAGAAGGGCATCGCCGTCCTGCTGGCGCGCACCGTGGCCTCCCAGGGACTGCGTGTCGTCAGCGCCCTGTGCCTGTCCCGCCTGCTGTTTCCCAGCGACTACGGCCTGTTTGGCATCGTGGCCTATGCCACGTCCCTGGGCGTCTTCCTGGGCGATCTCGGCCTGAGCGCCGCGCTCGTGCGCCAGCCGCACGAGCCCACCGGCGATGAGACGTCCACCATCTTCTGGTGCCACCAGGCGCTCACCGCCGCCATCGTCGCCACGGTCATCGCCCTGGCCCCCATGCTCGTGGAGGGCTACGCCCTGGGCGCGCAGGCCCTGCCCATGGTCTATGCGATGACGCTGGGCCTGTTCTTCTCCTCCCTGCGGGTCATCCCGTTGATGATGCTGGAGCGCCAGCTGGCCTTCCCGGTCATCGCCCGCGCGGAGCTCATCGAGAACGTGGCGCAGGTGGCCACCACCATCGGGCTGGCGGCGCTGGGCGTGGGGGCGTGGTCGCTGGTGGGCGGAGGGCTGGTGCGCGGGGTGGTGGGGCTGGGCTGCATCTGGTGGGCCTCGCCGTGGAAGCCCCGGGGCACGTTCCGGCTCGAGGTGGTGCGGCGCCTGCTGGGCTATGGCCTGGGCTTTCAGCTCCCGCCGCTCGTGGGGGCGGTGGCCGCGGGCTTCATCCCGCTGGTGGTGGGGCACTTCCTGGGCAAGGAGGCCGTGGGGCTGGTGAACTGGGCCTGGGCGCTGGCCTCCACGCCGATGATGCTCAGCATCATCCTCAACCGCGTGGCCTTCCCCGCCTACTGCCGGTTGCAGGATGACCCGGCCGGCTTCGCGGAGTACCTGCGCACCTCGCTGCGGCGCCTGTCCGCCGTGCTCTGCCTGTTCATCCCGCTGGCGGTGCTCGCCGTGCCGGTGGCCGTGCCGCTCTTCTTCGGGGAGCGGTGGGTGCCCGCGGTGCCGCTCGTGCAGTGGTTCAGCCTGGAGTGCGTGCTCACCACGCTCACCGGCCTGCTCGCCACCGCGCAGAACGCGGGCGGGCGCCCCTGGGAGCGCCTGGCCGTCACCGTGGGCGTGGGCCTGGCCCGCTGGTCCCTGGGCGCCTACCTCGTCTACCGCTTTGGCCTGGCGGGCATCGGCCCCCTGGGCCTCATCGTCGGGCTGGGGGAGCTGTGGGTGACGGCGTGGCGGGTGACGCACCTCAACACCGCGCTCCGGGGGCTGGTGGCCGAGGTGGTGGAGCCCGTCGTCACGGTGAGCCTGCTGCTGCTGGGGGCCGTCGTGGCCGCGCCCTACCTCGTCCACGAGGGGCTCTGGGCCCAGGCGCTGGTGGGGGCCGCGGTGTTCGCGGGGCTCGTCCTGGTGCGCGAGCAGCTGCCGGGGCCGCTGCCCCTGGTGGCCGAATTGCGCGCCATCCTTGCCCTGGTGAGTGCCCGGCGCGCTAGGGTCGCGCCCCAAGAGCCCTCGCCATGA
- a CDS encoding class I SAM-dependent methyltransferase: MNVWRAGGTGGAPGLPRASEFQQRFRAEAGPLFWQSAVLRRCWEKPRGYAGDFLMMEAIYRRLPAGETPLGLWLDTWALDLPGFQAVRNRRDLLSALLRQEHARGARRVMNVASGSAPELAAVAREVSFESVTLMDQDQGALDTALAHFHRVGALPATRLEALRLWCGSVLALLRNRSELVPGSQDFLYSIGLYDYLTERFARSLTARLWTGLAPGGLLVLGNFNADNPMLHFTESALDWYLIYRSPADMLRLVEGLPGVAHAEVRTEDTGCLHLLLVRKAG, encoded by the coding sequence ATGAACGTGTGGCGTGCAGGTGGAACCGGCGGGGCGCCGGGCCTGCCGCGAGCCTCGGAATTCCAGCAACGCTTTCGAGCCGAGGCGGGCCCGCTGTTCTGGCAAAGCGCGGTGCTGCGGCGGTGCTGGGAAAAACCGCGCGGCTACGCCGGTGACTTCCTCATGATGGAGGCCATCTACCGGCGCCTGCCCGCGGGGGAGACGCCCCTGGGACTGTGGCTGGACACGTGGGCGCTGGACTTGCCGGGCTTCCAGGCGGTGCGCAACCGGCGCGACCTGCTCAGCGCGCTGCTGCGCCAGGAGCACGCGCGCGGGGCGCGGCGGGTGATGAACGTGGCCTCCGGTTCGGCGCCGGAGCTGGCGGCGGTGGCGCGCGAGGTGAGCTTCGAGAGCGTCACCCTGATGGACCAGGACCAGGGCGCGCTGGACACGGCGCTGGCGCACTTCCACCGCGTGGGCGCGCTGCCCGCCACCCGGCTGGAGGCGCTGCGCCTGTGGTGCGGCTCCGTGCTGGCGCTGCTGCGCAACCGCAGCGAGCTGGTGCCCGGCTCCCAGGACTTCCTCTACTCCATCGGGCTGTACGACTACCTCACGGAGCGCTTCGCCCGGAGCCTCACCGCGCGGCTGTGGACGGGGCTCGCGCCGGGAGGCCTGCTGGTGCTCGGCAACTTCAACGCGGACAACCCGATGCTCCACTTCACCGAGAGCGCGCTGGACTGGTACCTCATCTACCGCAGCCCGGCGGACATGCTGCGGCTGGTGGAGGGACTGCCGGGCGTGGCCCACGCCGAGGTGCGCACGGAGGACACGGGCTGCCTCCACCTGCTGCTCGTCCGCAAGGCGGGGTGA
- a CDS encoding glycosyltransferase family 2 protein, translated as MTKPDLIISIVNHSNPELLHDCLRTLFQTTQACTFEVWVVDNATDGRGVEAMRRDFPQVRWLFNTSRKGFSANHNQVLSQAQGRYLCIFNDDTLVHEGAFDTLVRFMEDNPRVGMAGARLLNADGTPQDCVFRQMGLSTALFDICFLPRSLHFLKALHIDPAQYGNAQARVSWVLGACIIVREQTLAEVGLLDEKLAPLGNTEDTDWCVRAWKAGWEVAFCPEAVITHLTSRSFRPSAKGHDRVRVELWRTRLAYFRKHHGRLHEQLLRLILVGTLPWNSAVLTQSLLRRRLSLAEYQRQLSTFARISEMGLRARVG; from the coding sequence ATGACGAAGCCGGACCTCATCATCTCCATCGTCAACCACAGCAACCCCGAGTTGCTGCACGACTGCCTGCGCACGCTGTTCCAGACGACCCAGGCCTGCACCTTCGAGGTGTGGGTGGTGGACAACGCCACGGACGGGCGGGGCGTGGAGGCCATGCGCCGGGACTTTCCCCAGGTGCGCTGGCTCTTCAACACCTCGCGCAAGGGCTTCTCCGCCAACCACAACCAGGTCCTCTCCCAGGCGCAGGGCCGCTACTTGTGCATCTTCAACGACGACACCCTCGTGCACGAGGGCGCCTTCGACACGCTCGTGCGCTTCATGGAGGACAACCCCCGCGTGGGCATGGCCGGCGCCCGGCTGCTGAACGCGGACGGCACGCCCCAGGACTGCGTCTTCCGGCAGATGGGGCTCTCCACGGCGCTCTTCGACATCTGCTTCCTGCCGCGCTCGCTGCACTTCCTCAAGGCGCTGCACATCGACCCGGCCCAGTACGGCAACGCGCAGGCCCGGGTGAGCTGGGTGCTGGGCGCGTGCATCATCGTGCGCGAGCAGACGCTGGCCGAGGTGGGGCTGCTGGACGAGAAGCTCGCGCCCCTGGGGAACACCGAGGACACCGACTGGTGTGTCCGGGCGTGGAAGGCCGGCTGGGAGGTGGCCTTCTGCCCCGAGGCCGTCATCACCCACCTGACGAGCCGCTCGTTCCGCCCGTCCGCGAAGGGGCATGACCGGGTGCGCGTGGAGCTGTGGCGCACGCGCCTGGCCTACTTCCGCAAGCACCATGGGCGGCTGCACGAGCAGCTCCTGCGGCTCATCCTCGTGGGCACCCTGCCGTGGAACTCGGCGGTGCTCACCCAGTCCCTGCTGCGGCGGCGCTTGAGCCTCGCGGAGTACCAGCGGCAGCTGTCCACCTTCGCGCGCATCTCCGAGATGGGGCTGCGCGCCCGGGTGGGGTAG
- a CDS encoding imm11 family protein, translating into MPMRYFDLADDVYLPKRWELGHPLGANGHPLEDPWQFRVGARAQLTDRIQLPVKTSGTPLDFSHAAFSIPVVHVRVASLLAEMAPHDVDIIPAGIQGQPDQFCILNATRLVQCIDDKASGEVRYWRPEDGRPEKTGQYRAVYQMRIDPSKVGDAKIFRTWGWTIALIVSEEIKKALERIEATGTKFKQV; encoded by the coding sequence ATGCCGATGCGGTACTTCGACCTGGCGGACGACGTCTACTTGCCGAAGCGTTGGGAACTAGGCCATCCCCTCGGCGCGAACGGCCACCCGCTCGAAGATCCCTGGCAATTCAGAGTAGGAGCGCGTGCCCAGCTCACAGACCGCATCCAGCTTCCGGTCAAGACCTCCGGCACCCCACTCGATTTCTCACACGCGGCATTCAGTATCCCCGTTGTCCACGTCAGGGTGGCTTCCCTTCTCGCGGAGATGGCCCCGCACGACGTGGACATCATCCCTGCCGGCATTCAGGGGCAACCGGATCAATTCTGCATCCTGAACGCTACCCGCCTTGTCCAATGCATCGATGACAAGGCTTCTGGTGAGGTCCGGTACTGGAGGCCCGAGGATGGCCGGCCCGAGAAGACGGGACAGTACCGGGCCGTTTACCAGATGCGGATCGACCCCTCGAAGGTGGGAGATGCCAAGATCTTCCGCACCTGGGGATGGACCATCGCCCTCATCGTCTCCGAGGAGATCAAGAAGGCCCTGGAGCGCATCGAGGCCACGGGGACGAAGTTCAAGCAGGTGTAG
- a CDS encoding aminotransferase class III-fold pyridoxal phosphate-dependent enzyme — translation MVPTPAPSPYRPGLADYARDGAAYYARLLEETIQREGPRRATSSAWGEICRRHGILTLADEVMWGCGRTGRFFASARYGFSPRARQGYQL, via the coding sequence GTGGTCCCCACGCCCGCGCCCTCCCCGTACCGCCCGGGGCTCGCGGACTACGCGCGCGACGGGGCCGCCTATTACGCGCGGCTCCTGGAGGAGACGATTCAACGGGAAGGGCCCCGCCGGGCTACTTCGAGCGCGTGGGGGGAGATCTGCCGCCGCCACGGCATCCTCACCCTCGCCGATGAAGTCATGTGGGGCTGTGGCCGCACGGGGCGCTTCTTCGCCAGCGCGCGGTACGGCTTCAGTCCTCGTGCTCGGCAAGGGTATCAGCTGTGA
- a CDS encoding lamin tail domain-containing protein — MMHACPSLARLAAWSLLVLGLAATGCGGGDSKPSEPPLARPDADRSTVTVSRSQDVRADGQDTVDIQVTVRGTDGAPLPGRTVKVEVPEGTVTQPSAPTDAQGVATAALTSTSEGLRTVTASVDADGGPVTLSMRPTVAFVRPVTAGPPAKLVFTQQPGPHAVRAPFGVQVTLQDAQGHTASSSTAPVTLSLNLGGTLSGPLTASAVAGVASFEGLSIAEENTGYVLTASVAGLESASSEPFTLSDTVPPAAPVLSLASASDTSLTVRWEAVGDDGVLGTASSHDLRYSTAAIVSDADFQAATPVTGLGSPASPGTTESALLSGLTPGTSYFVALQVKDTAGNAVRSATLAVSTPYPTATRLVFRQQPQGGEAGVALAPIQVEIQDANGLVVGNANQAVTLTVQGASGAGPFTASAVQGVATFTGVRIDQAGTGYTLSASAAPLTPATSMAFSIAPASASRLELTGLASPVTAGSAQSLTVTAKDAFGNVASGYTGTVHFTSSDTLADLPPDAPFSAGDAGQRTFPVTLKTSGPQTVTAKDVALDTLTGTASPQVAPGAPAKLVFRTQPASRSVRQPMADVTVALTDAFGNTASVSSPTLMVALVGGNAEAVLSGDALSVAPVAGVATFSNLRVDQQGTGFQLEVMGAPLDDVRSEPFTIVDDVSPGSAALTFSHKTSRQVRVNWVAVGDDGTLGTATQHELRYATAPLTPETFGSATPVPLGAPQPAGSAESALVTGLTPSTEYHFALRVTDDVGNTGFSTQSTATQVDPCEGYTCTAAAPVCGEDGLSRITYTATCTDVDNAPVCQQTPVVTACTGTQAVCFQGACDTAAPPEAGQLVLSEVMHSPSAGTTEYFELTNTTGNLLNLNGLTVSYVNGSGTASTFSVGAGTVPVVVGRKGAFVLAGNPDAATNGGVPVGFAYPASIVLDGSGQFDISRNGTLLESLGYTPAFPQTVGKAMSLSSRILGSAANVYPWYWCDAEAPLPGGDFGSPGAANSACGMAATPSIDFCNIESPKTLPATTAGTSVAITSRVRGVSVTDRNLSGNDYYPYLFAELGYGPTTGSAEAWTWTPILSNGAYTATSNEDETKGTLTLSTAGSYRYGFRYRFVETGKAPSAYVYCDQAGVADPTTGYFGTVTITPPAPATDHVVISEFAVAGASANDEFIELYNPTNAEVNLAGWKLQYKSATGTAYNNSYTLPADAKIGAHRFYLVTGNSYSGTPAGDASYGAAIQLAGAVGHIRLGKPGIGTGVNEALAVDKVGYGATANSPEGTPITGTPATLGTYERKAVSTSTSATMASGGADALRGNGHDSDNNGMDFVLREVRGPQNAASAAEAP, encoded by the coding sequence ATGATGCACGCTTGCCCCTCGCTCGCGCGGCTCGCCGCGTGGAGCTTGCTCGTGCTGGGTTTGGCCGCCACGGGATGCGGTGGTGGAGACTCCAAGCCCAGCGAGCCGCCCCTGGCGCGCCCCGATGCGGACCGCTCGACGGTGACGGTGAGCAGGTCCCAGGACGTGCGGGCCGATGGCCAGGACACCGTGGACATCCAGGTGACCGTTCGCGGCACGGATGGGGCGCCGCTCCCGGGCCGCACGGTGAAGGTGGAGGTGCCTGAAGGCACCGTGACCCAGCCTTCGGCCCCCACGGATGCCCAGGGCGTGGCGACGGCGGCGTTGACCTCCACCTCCGAGGGCCTCCGCACGGTGACCGCCTCGGTGGACGCGGACGGCGGGCCGGTGACGCTCTCGATGCGGCCCACCGTGGCGTTCGTCCGCCCCGTCACGGCGGGCCCGCCCGCGAAGCTGGTCTTCACCCAGCAGCCGGGGCCTCACGCGGTGCGCGCGCCTTTCGGCGTCCAGGTGACGCTGCAGGACGCGCAGGGCCACACGGCATCCTCCAGCACGGCCCCGGTGACGCTCTCGCTCAACCTGGGCGGGACCTTGAGCGGCCCGCTCACGGCGAGCGCGGTGGCGGGCGTGGCCTCCTTCGAGGGGCTCTCCATCGCCGAGGAGAACACGGGCTATGTGCTGACGGCTTCGGTGGCCGGACTGGAGTCCGCCTCCAGCGAGCCCTTCACCCTCTCGGACACGGTGCCGCCCGCCGCGCCGGTGCTCTCGCTGGCGAGCGCCTCGGACACCTCCCTCACCGTCAGGTGGGAGGCGGTGGGCGATGATGGGGTGCTCGGCACGGCCTCCAGCCACGACTTGCGCTACTCCACAGCGGCCATCGTCTCGGACGCGGACTTCCAGGCGGCCACGCCCGTGACGGGCCTGGGCTCTCCGGCGAGCCCCGGCACCACCGAGTCCGCCCTCCTGTCCGGCCTCACGCCAGGCACGTCCTATTTCGTGGCCCTCCAGGTGAAGGACACCGCGGGCAATGCCGTGCGCTCGGCCACGCTGGCCGTGTCCACGCCGTACCCCACGGCCACCCGGCTGGTCTTCAGGCAGCAGCCGCAGGGTGGCGAGGCCGGAGTGGCCCTCGCCCCCATCCAGGTGGAGATCCAGGACGCCAACGGGCTCGTCGTGGGCAATGCCAACCAGGCGGTGACGCTGACGGTACAGGGCGCTTCGGGCGCGGGCCCCTTCACGGCCTCGGCGGTGCAGGGCGTGGCCACCTTCACCGGCGTCCGGATTGATCAGGCGGGCACCGGCTACACGCTGAGCGCCAGCGCGGCCCCGTTGACCCCAGCCACCAGCATGGCCTTCTCCATCGCCCCCGCGAGCGCCTCGCGCCTGGAGCTGACGGGCCTGGCCTCGCCGGTGACGGCGGGCAGCGCCCAGAGCCTGACGGTGACGGCGAAGGATGCCTTCGGCAACGTGGCCAGCGGCTACACGGGCACGGTGCACTTCACCTCCAGCGACACGCTGGCGGACCTGCCCCCGGATGCGCCGTTCTCCGCGGGGGACGCGGGCCAGCGGACCTTCCCGGTGACGCTGAAGACCTCGGGCCCGCAGACCGTGACCGCGAAGGACGTGGCCCTGGACACGCTGACGGGCACGGCCTCCCCCCAGGTGGCGCCCGGCGCCCCGGCGAAGCTGGTGTTCCGCACGCAGCCCGCGTCCCGGAGCGTGCGCCAGCCCATGGCGGATGTGACCGTGGCCCTCACCGACGCGTTCGGCAACACGGCTTCCGTGAGCAGCCCCACCCTGATGGTGGCCCTGGTGGGCGGCAACGCCGAGGCGGTGCTCTCCGGCGACGCGCTGAGCGTGGCGCCCGTCGCGGGCGTGGCCACGTTCTCGAACCTCCGCGTGGACCAGCAGGGCACGGGCTTCCAGCTGGAGGTGATGGGCGCGCCGCTGGATGACGTCCGCAGCGAGCCGTTCACCATCGTGGACGATGTGTCTCCGGGCTCCGCGGCGCTCACCTTCAGCCACAAGACGAGCCGCCAGGTGCGGGTGAACTGGGTGGCCGTGGGGGATGACGGCACGCTGGGCACCGCCACCCAGCACGAGCTGCGCTACGCGACGGCCCCCCTCACCCCAGAGACGTTCGGCTCCGCCACGCCCGTGCCCCTGGGCGCGCCCCAGCCCGCGGGCAGCGCCGAGTCGGCCCTGGTGACGGGGCTCACGCCGTCCACGGAGTACCACTTCGCGCTCCGGGTGACGGACGACGTGGGCAACACGGGCTTCTCCACGCAGAGCACCGCCACCCAGGTGGACCCGTGCGAGGGCTACACCTGCACGGCCGCAGCGCCCGTGTGCGGCGAGGATGGCCTCTCGCGCATCACCTACACCGCCACCTGCACCGACGTGGACAACGCCCCGGTCTGCCAGCAGACGCCGGTGGTCACCGCCTGCACGGGCACCCAAGCGGTCTGCTTCCAGGGCGCGTGCGACACGGCGGCACCGCCCGAAGCGGGCCAGCTCGTCCTCTCCGAGGTCATGCATTCGCCCTCCGCCGGGACCACCGAGTACTTCGAGCTGACCAACACCACGGGCAACCTGCTCAACCTCAATGGGCTCACGGTCTCCTACGTGAATGGCTCGGGCACGGCGTCCACCTTCAGCGTGGGCGCTGGCACCGTGCCGGTGGTGGTGGGCCGGAAGGGAGCCTTCGTCCTGGCGGGCAATCCGGACGCCGCCACCAACGGCGGCGTCCCGGTGGGCTTCGCCTACCCCGCCAGCATCGTCCTGGATGGCTCGGGGCAGTTCGACATCTCCCGGAACGGGACGTTGCTGGAGTCGCTGGGGTACACACCGGCTTTTCCGCAGACCGTGGGCAAGGCGATGAGCCTGTCCTCGCGCATCCTGGGCTCCGCGGCCAACGTGTATCCCTGGTACTGGTGTGACGCGGAGGCGCCACTACCGGGTGGGGACTTCGGCTCCCCGGGCGCCGCCAACTCCGCGTGCGGCATGGCGGCCACACCCTCCATCGACTTCTGCAACATCGAGTCGCCCAAGACGCTGCCAGCCACCACGGCGGGAACGTCCGTGGCCATCACCAGCCGCGTTCGCGGCGTGAGCGTCACGGACCGCAACCTCTCGGGCAACGACTACTACCCCTACCTCTTCGCGGAGCTGGGGTATGGCCCCACGACGGGCTCCGCGGAGGCCTGGACCTGGACGCCCATCCTGTCCAATGGCGCCTACACCGCCACCTCCAACGAGGATGAGACGAAGGGCACGCTCACCCTGTCCACGGCCGGCTCCTACCGCTACGGCTTCCGCTACCGCTTCGTGGAGACCGGGAAGGCGCCCTCCGCGTACGTGTACTGCGATCAGGCGGGCGTGGCGGATCCCACCACCGGCTACTTCGGTACCGTGACCATCACGCCGCCCGCCCCCGCGACGGACCATGTGGTCATCAGCGAGTTCGCCGTCGCGGGCGCCAGCGCCAATGACGAGTTCATCGAGCTGTACAATCCGACCAACGCCGAGGTGAACCTGGCGGGCTGGAAGCTCCAGTACAAGAGCGCGACCGGCACGGCTTACAACAACAGCTACACCCTGCCCGCGGACGCGAAGATTGGCGCGCACCGCTTCTACCTGGTGACGGGCAATTCCTACAGCGGCACCCCGGCGGGAGATGCCTCCTATGGCGCTGCGATTCAGCTCGCTGGCGCCGTGGGACACATCCGCCTGGGCAAGCCGGGCATTGGCACGGGCGTGAATGAGGCCCTGGCGGTGGACAAGGTCGGGTACGGCGCCACGGCGAACTCCCCCGAGGGCACGCCCATCACGGGAACCCCGGCCACCCTGGGCACCTATGAGCGCAAGGCGGTGAGCACGTCCACCTCCGCGACCATGGCCAGCGGGGGTGCCGATGCGCTCCGGGGCAACGGCCACGACTCGGACAACAACGGGATGGACTTCGTGCTGCGCGAGGTGCGCGGGCCCCAGAACGCCGCAAGCGCTGCCGAGGCCCCGTAA
- a CDS encoding PilZ domain-containing protein yields the protein MTTPDRRRHRRFRVRLSVQFLRGEAEVAGEIFNISCSGCLLVTPVALKPGEQVAVHLPSLGSQLMSFKVVRVRPVGPWFAVATAFEPNLPSEAALEELATREPASDDEPEHLF from the coding sequence ATGACGACCCCTGACCGCCGCCGCCACCGCCGCTTCCGTGTCCGCCTGAGCGTGCAGTTTCTCCGGGGGGAGGCAGAGGTGGCCGGGGAGATCTTCAACATCTCCTGTTCGGGGTGCCTGCTCGTCACTCCAGTGGCCCTGAAGCCCGGCGAGCAGGTGGCGGTCCACCTGCCCAGCCTGGGCAGTCAGCTGATGTCCTTCAAGGTGGTGCGGGTGCGCCCTGTGGGGCCCTGGTTCGCCGTGGCCACCGCCTTCGAGCCGAACCTGCCCAGCGAGGCCGCCCTGGAGGAACTGGCCACCCGCGAGCCCGCCTCGGACGACGAGCCCGAGCACCTCTTCTAG
- a CDS encoding MFS transporter, whose translation MGEAQGKAAGLSAGQVWVMAVAAGMAAANLYYNQPLLGDIGREWGAAGSALGWVPTLTQVGYAMGMLLIVPLGDSLERRRIIVTMTLLSMLAMVGVASSQSLAWMVGASFAVGLTTVIPQLLIPFAAHLAAPSERGKVVGMVMSGLLVGILLSRTAAGVVGTHLGWRAMFWIGAGLMLVLAGVLRWRLPVQPAAEALSYPALLKSLGSLVREEPVLRLHALLGALTFGAFGAFWATLALYLQSMPGHYGPQVAGFFGLVGVAGALAAPLVGRYADVRGDRKINALAIGVLLASFGVLWWGREWLWAIGVGVILLDLGAQSNHISNQTRVYALRPAARSRLNTLYMVTYFAGGASGSYVGTAAWTHFGWAGVCGVGAGLSLAALLVLGVGASRKASTPA comes from the coding sequence ATGGGTGAGGCCCAGGGGAAGGCGGCAGGGCTGAGTGCGGGGCAGGTGTGGGTGATGGCGGTGGCGGCGGGGATGGCGGCGGCCAACCTCTATTACAACCAGCCCCTGCTAGGGGACATCGGCCGGGAGTGGGGGGCGGCGGGCAGCGCGCTAGGCTGGGTGCCCACGCTGACGCAGGTGGGCTACGCGATGGGCATGTTGCTCATCGTGCCGCTGGGGGACAGCCTGGAGCGGCGGCGCATCATCGTCACGATGACGCTGCTGTCCATGCTGGCGATGGTGGGCGTGGCCTCGTCCCAGAGCCTGGCGTGGATGGTGGGGGCGAGCTTCGCGGTGGGGCTGACCACCGTCATTCCCCAGCTGCTGATCCCCTTCGCGGCGCACCTGGCGGCGCCGTCCGAGCGGGGGAAGGTGGTGGGCATGGTGATGAGTGGCCTGCTCGTGGGCATCCTCCTGTCGCGCACGGCGGCGGGCGTGGTGGGCACGCACCTGGGCTGGCGGGCGATGTTCTGGATCGGCGCGGGGCTGATGCTGGTGCTGGCGGGGGTGCTGCGGTGGCGGTTGCCGGTGCAGCCCGCGGCGGAGGCGCTCTCCTATCCCGCGCTGCTGAAGTCCCTGGGCAGCCTCGTGCGCGAGGAGCCGGTGCTGCGGCTGCACGCGCTGCTGGGGGCGCTCACCTTCGGCGCGTTCGGGGCCTTCTGGGCGACGCTGGCGCTCTACCTTCAGAGCATGCCAGGGCACTACGGCCCGCAGGTGGCGGGGTTCTTCGGCCTGGTGGGGGTGGCGGGGGCGCTCGCGGCGCCGCTGGTGGGCCGCTACGCGGACGTGCGGGGGGACCGGAAGATCAACGCGCTGGCCATCGGAGTGTTGCTGGCCTCGTTCGGGGTGCTGTGGTGGGGACGGGAGTGGCTGTGGGCGATTGGGGTGGGGGTCATCCTGTTGGATCTCGGCGCCCAGTCGAACCACATCTCCAACCAGACGCGCGTGTACGCGCTGCGCCCGGCGGCGCGGAGCCGGCTCAACACGCTCTACATGGTGACGTACTTCGCGGGCGGGGCCAGTGGCTCCTACGTGGGAACGGCGGCCTGGACGCACTTCGGCTGGGCGGGGGTGTGCGGCGTGGGCGCGGGGCTGTCCCTCGCGGCGCTCCTGGTGCTGGGGGTGGGCGCCTCCCGGAAGGCTTCTACACCTGCTTGA
- a CDS encoding DUF2378 family protein, giving the protein MPSLIHARAVKECQERKVFAPETATVRGLIFNAVLGLVSRHEGEAASVELRERITKKLYIDFFPYPAADFLQLLYSAAELLAPKHGGSLEEAIRACGAAAVSGFFQSAVGRTLTHLIGRGDPKRLFSNAPTAYSTTVGYGQRTYVKLSDRSVRLHFLGDMQPVQFHQGVLEEALAAVGCKGRVVARPFSLDEAEYTIEWE; this is encoded by the coding sequence ATGCCTTCCCTCATTCACGCGCGGGCTGTCAAGGAGTGCCAGGAGCGCAAGGTGTTCGCTCCGGAGACCGCCACGGTTCGCGGGCTCATCTTCAACGCGGTGCTCGGGCTGGTGAGCCGTCACGAGGGCGAGGCGGCCTCGGTGGAACTGCGCGAGCGCATCACGAAAAAGCTATACATCGACTTTTTCCCGTATCCGGCCGCGGACTTCCTGCAATTGCTCTACAGCGCCGCGGAGCTGCTCGCCCCGAAACATGGTGGCTCGCTGGAGGAGGCCATCCGCGCCTGTGGGGCCGCGGCCGTGTCGGGCTTCTTCCAGTCGGCCGTGGGGCGCACGCTCACCCACCTCATCGGGCGGGGGGACCCCAAGCGGCTGTTCTCCAACGCCCCCACCGCCTACTCCACCACGGTGGGCTACGGACAGCGCACCTACGTCAAGCTGAGTGACCGGTCCGTGCGGTTGCACTTCCTGGGAGACATGCAGCCGGTGCAGTTCCACCAAGGCGTGCTGGAGGAGGCGCTCGCGGCGGTGGGCTGCAAGGGCCGGGTGGTGGCCAGGCCGTTCTCGCTCGACGAGGCCGAGTACACCATCGAGTGGGAGTGA